A single region of the Paramicrobacterium fandaimingii genome encodes:
- a CDS encoding glucosamine-6-phosphate deaminase, translating to MAEVIIVPSAEEAGSLVADEIISLVADKPNAVLGLATGSTPLPVYRALAGRRDEMDLSKVSGFALDEYVGLPASHPESYRSVITRDVVEPLGLNPEFVHVPNGALESIQHAGVDYEAAIAEAGGIDLQILGIGTDGHVGFNEPGSSFASHTRVKTLTEQTRRDNARFFDSEDDVPMHCITQGLGTIQRARHIVLLAFGAGKARAVAGAVEGPITASLPGSSLQLHVRATVIVDEAAAAELKNADYYRHAYANKPSWQGL from the coding sequence ATGGCTGAAGTCATCATCGTCCCGTCCGCAGAAGAAGCGGGTTCCCTCGTCGCAGACGAGATCATCTCGCTTGTCGCGGATAAGCCGAACGCCGTGCTCGGCCTTGCGACCGGGTCGACCCCGCTGCCGGTGTATCGGGCGCTCGCTGGCAGGCGCGACGAGATGGACCTGTCGAAGGTCTCCGGCTTTGCGCTCGACGAGTACGTCGGGCTGCCGGCATCCCACCCCGAGAGTTACCGCTCGGTGATCACACGTGATGTCGTGGAGCCGCTCGGTCTCAACCCCGAATTCGTGCACGTTCCCAACGGAGCGCTTGAGTCGATTCAGCACGCGGGCGTTGACTATGAGGCGGCCATCGCGGAGGCTGGTGGCATCGACCTGCAGATTCTCGGCATCGGCACAGACGGGCACGTGGGCTTCAATGAGCCCGGGTCATCGTTCGCGTCGCACACGCGCGTGAAGACGCTCACCGAGCAGACGCGGCGCGATAACGCCCGCTTCTTCGACTCAGAAGACGACGTACCCATGCACTGCATCACGCAGGGGCTCGGCACGATTCAGCGTGCACGGCACATCGTTCTGCTCGCGTTCGGGGCGGGCAAGGCGCGTGCCGTCGCCGGTGCTGTGGAGGGCCCCATCACGGCATCCCTGCCGGGTTCGTCACTGCAGCTTCACGTGCGGGCGACGGTCATCGTCGACGAGGCCGCGGCGGCGGAGCTGAAAAACGCCGACTACTATCGGCATGCATACGCGAACAAGCCCTCCTGGCAGGGCCTTTGA